The Vibrio tapetis subsp. tapetis genome segment AACATTGGCATTTTGTAACCCAAAACCAAATTGAATCCCCAAGAAGCCGAAGCTCATATTCCAAATTTGCCAAAACGATAGACGAGGTTTGTTCATTTTATAATTATCCCTATTTACGGATTTGTTTTTATATTCCTAGCCACTTTATTAAGCCTTGCGCATGTGACGGGCGTTGCAATTTATTGCGCATTGGGATGCTAATAAAACCCACACCCTACATACAGTGACCTACATCGCATTAAACTAATACTTTAGAGGTAAGTGGATTGATCGGTGACTTTATCACCATACAAGTTGTGACAAAGATCAAATAGTTAGGGAGTAGAAAATAGACAGCGTCGTTTTTAAACAACTATGATTACATCGGATAACAGCACCGCCACTTACCACCGCTATGGCAAATAAAGCCAGACACCATCACCATTACCGCATCACTCTTTAGGGTAATATTTACCAACACCCTACCGTCATCACATTTATGAAACATGCCATTATCAATAAATTGACACAAATCAATTCGAGATAAATTCAAAGCTCTAGGCTGGGTACTTGTATTTGAAGTGCGTCGCGCGGAGCTGGAAATGGACCGAAAAAGTGGAATGCTGAGCTTCACAATAAAAAGCACAAATCGACTTATGTCGTTAATTCCTCTGTGCGCATTATTGTTAGTATCGTTTTCTAGCCACGCACTGTTTGTTAGTCCTCCTAAAGACCCTATTCCGCTCATTCATGATGCTTTTCCAGAACTTACGACGATTTCAGAGAAACAAGGTGACCCTCTTCTTCGAATCATAAAAAAAGACGACACCGTACTTGGCTACGCATTTGAAACGGATGACATCGCTAGAATCCCCGCGTATTCTGGCGAACCGGTCAATATGCTGGTTGCCATCAACCCGGAAGGGGAATACGTAACATCAAAAGTGCTTGAGCATCATGAGCCCATCATATTGGCGGGAATACCAGAACAAAAGCTATGGGATTTCGGTGACCAATATGTCGGCCTGTCAGTCAAAGATAGAATCAAAGTTGGCGGAAAACCTAACCAAGGTTACGTCCCTATTGATGGATTATCTGGCGCGACAGTCACCGTGATGGTCATGAATGTCGCGATAACAAAAGCCGCAAACAAGGCGGCAGAATCGCTTGGCATCATTAAACGACAAAGCAATATCATTCAGCCGATATCTACGATCAAAAAAGACGTCTTTGCGCCCAAAAGCTGGTTAGACCTGACGGGCGATGGCTCAATTAGAAAACTGTATCTAACCAATGAAACCGTACAAAAAGCATTTGACGGAACGGACGGAGAAAACGTAGATACTGTTCCTGCTTCAGAAAAAAACGACATGTTTGCTGAAATTTACTACGCACTGGCTGACATCCCAACAATAGGAAAAAACCTGTTTGGTGATGCTGAATACGAATGGCAAATGAAGCAACTTAAAACTGGCGAGCATCTTATTGCGGTATTTGGTAATGGCTATTCTTATAAAGGGTCTGGCTATGTGCGTGGCGGAATCTTTGATCGTATTCAGATCCACCAAAACGATAACGAAACCTCCTTTCGAGATCTAGACCACAATAGAATTTCAGACTTGTTCGTCAATGACGCGCCGAGATTCAAAGAAATGTCGGTCTTCAAAGTCCAAGCCCATCATGAATTTGATCCCGGAGCGAGCTGGCAGCTTGAACTGTTAGTTCGCAGACAAACTGGCCCAATAGACAGTGTATTTACCAGTTTCAAAGGCAGTTACGACACACTGGAACATTACGTCAACACGCCAGAACCCATTGTACTGCCACCTGAATTAAGCCTAACCGAGCAGGTATGGGATGAAAACCTTATCAAAGTAAACATCTTGCTAGCTTTGATCGGCGTATTACTCTTCATTCTCTTTTTCCAAGACGTATTAGTAAAACACCCTACCTTTATGCACCGATTACGGCACGGATTTCTCGTCGTCACGGTTGTTTTTATCGGCTGGGTTTGGGGAGGTCAACTTTCTGTTGTTAATGTCTTCACCTTCTTACAATCCATGGTTAAAGGCTTTTCGTGGGATTTATTCTTACTCGACCCTGTCATCTTTATATTATGGTGCGCCGCGGCCGTGACCATGTTGTTATGGGGACGTGCCGTATACTGCGGCTGGCTATGCCCGTTTGGTGCACTACAAGAACTCATTAACCAATTCGCCCGCTACATTAAGATCCCGCAATTTGAACTACCTTGGGCTGTTCACGAGAGATTATGGGCCATTAAATACCTCATCTTACTGGCTTTGTTTGGAGTTTCATTAGATTCCCTTGCCTTGGCCGAACAGTTTGCTGAAATCGAACCATTTAAAACCACCTTCTTACTTAAATTTGACCGCGAATGGCCGTTCATTCTTTGGGCCGCATTCTTATTGGTCATCAATTTGTTTAATCGTAAGACATTCTGTCGTTATCTTTGCCCACTTGGGGCTGCGCTCTCTGTGTCCAATAGCGTGCGCTTATTCGACTGGCTGAAACGTCGCCCAGAATGTGGTTCTCCTTGCAAAACCTGCGCGAAAGAATGCGAGATCCAAGCGATACAGCCTAATGGCGTGATAAACATGCGTGAATGTCACTATTGCTTGGATTGCCAAATCACCTATTACAACGATGGCAAGTGCCCACCATTGAAAAAAATGGCACGTAAAAAACGTAAACAAGAGAGCACTGAGATCCCCGTGACCGAAATATGAAATGGCTGAAGTAACTAGCCCATTGAATAACACATTTGTTAGCTAAACCATCAGTGTACAAAATCGTAAAATGGAGATTTACCATGAGTGATGACAAGAACAAACTTGAAGACGAGAACACACCGGTAAACACAGAAAGACGTAAGTTTTTCGGCAAAAGCGCCGCTGTTGGTTTAGGCGTAGCCGCAGCCCCAATGACGGCGGCTATGTTCGCTTCCATGGCAAAAGCGCAAGCATCTGAAATCAAAAACAGCCCGTTCATTCATCCTGGCGAACAAGATGAATATTACGGGTTTTGGAGTGGTGGTCACTCAGGTGAAGTTCGTATCCTTGGTGTCCCTTCTATGCGCGAATTAATGCGTATTCCCGTTTTTAACACCGACAGCGCAACTGGCTGGGGTCTCACAAACGAAAGTAAGCGTGTTAAAGGCGACAGCGCTCATATTCTGTGTGGTGACTCTCATCACCCTCACATGAGTATGACGGATGGCCACTACAACGGTAAGTACGTTTTCATCAACGATAAAGCGAACAGCCGTGTGGCTCGTATTCGCTGTAATGTAATGAAAACAGACAAAATGCTGACCATTCCTAACGTACAAGCCATTCATGGTTTACGAGTTCAAAAAGTGCCATACACCAAGTACGTTATGTGTAATAGTGAATTCGAAATTCCGATGAATAATGATGGTAAAGCCAGCCTAGAAGACGTTGGAAGTTACCGCTCCCTATATAATGTCATTGATGCTGAAAGCATGGAAATGGCTTTCCAAGTCATGGTAGATGGGAACCTTGACAACACAGATGCGGACTACGACGGTAAATACTTTGCCTCGACTTGTTACAACTCAGAAATGGGCATGAACTTGGGTGAAATGATTACCGCGGAGCGTGACCATGTGGTTATATTTAATCTAGCTCGTTGTGAAGCTGCGTTAAAAGCTGGCAAGTTCAAAACATATAACGGAAACGATGTTCCTGTATTGGACGGACGCAAAGGTTCTGACCTAACTCGCTACATCCCTGTGCCTAAGTCTCCACACGGTATGAACACGTCTTCTGACGGTAAGTACTTTGTCGCTAATGGTAAATTGTCTCCAACGGTATCAGTGATTGCTATCAATAAACTGGATGACTTGTTCGCAGATAAGATCAAACCTCGTGACACCATCGTTGCGGAACCAGAGCTGGGCTTAGGTCCACTGCATACTGCATTTGATAACAAAGGCAACGCTTACACCACCCTTTTTCTAGACAGCCAAATTGCCAAATGGAACGTTGAAGACGCAATCAAAGCGCACAACGGCGAGAAAGTGAACTACATTCGCCAAAAATTGGATGTTCACTACCAACCAGGGCACAACCATACGTCACAAGGGGAAACACGCGATGCGGATGGTAAATGGTTAGTCTCTCTTTGTAAGTTCTCTAAAGACCGATTCCTACCAGTAGGACCACTTCGCCCTGAAAACGATCAGCTTATCGATATCTCCGGCGACGAAATGAAACTGGTTCATGATGGACCAACGTTCGCAGAACCGCACGACTGTATGATTGTGCACCGCAGTAAAGTTAAACCAGACAAAATATGGACTCGTGATGACTCCATGTTTGCCGAAACCATTGCAATGGCAGAAAAAGACGGTGTCAACGTAATGACTGAAAACAAGGTCATTCGTGAGGGCAACAAAGTTCGTGTTTACATGACCTCAATTGCACCAACGTTCGGCATGAATGAGTTTAAAGTCAAGCTTGGTGACGAGGTCACAATCGTAGTAACCAACCTTGATATGATTGAAGATGTGACACATGGGTTCTGCGTAACGAATCACGGTGTGCAAATGGAGATTGGCCCACAAGCAACCGCTTCTATCACCTTCATCGCCGATAAACCTGGCGTTCAGTGGTATTACTGTAACTGGTTCTGTCATGCACTACACATGGAAATGCGTGGTCGGATGCTGGTTGAAGCATAAATAATCAAGAGCTTATTGGGCACGGTAACGTGCCCTATTTATTCGGTACATTCCAATACAAGGAGCCGCATTTGAAGCAACGAAATTGGCTATGGTTATCGCTTCTCTCATTGATTCAATCAAGCGTATTAGCGGCAGTCATCACAGTAACACCTCAAGATAACCTGCAAAACATGCTCGACTTAAGCCAACCTGGCGATACCGTCGTCATTGATGGTGGGGAATACTTGGGGAATTTTGTCGTCAACCAAAGCATCACGTTGCAAGGTAAGCAAGGCGCGACCATTAATGCCAACGGTAAAGGTAACGCGATTACTGTCTTTGCGTCCGACACCGTTATTGAAAACCTCAAGATCATCAACTGGGGTGACGATTTAACCGAGCAAAACGCAGGCATTTACAACGAAAAATCACTCAAGAATCTCACCTACAGAGGCAATACATTCAAAGGCGATGCCTTTGGGATATGGGCGCAGCGTGTCGACAAAATACGGGTTGAAAACAATACCATTGAAGGTAATCCAACACTACGCTCGGCAGACCGAGGCAATGGCATCCAACTCTCAAGCGTTAAAAACGCTTTAGTAATTGGTAACACCGTAAGCAAAACGCGTGATGGTCTCTATATTATTTCTAGCCAAGACAGTGAATTACGTGGCAACACGATGCACGACCTTCGCTACGGTATTCACTACATGTATTCACACCATAATCGTGTTATCGATAATTTCGCCTACAACACACGTGCCGGTTACGCATTAATGAGCTCTCGCCAACTGACCGTCCATGGCAATCGCAGTTTAGATAGCGAAGACTACGGCATGTTGATGAACTTCATCACTCAATCAGACATCAGCTATAACCAAATAAAGAACGTTTGGACCAAGCCTGAAAATAAGGTGATCGGGCGAGACGGTAAAGGACTATTTGTTTACAACTCTGGTTATAACACCATCAGTCATAACATCATCGATACAGCAGAAATCGGGATTCATCTGACTGCGGGATCTGAAAACGGCAAGATATTTGGCAACAGCTTTTTAAACAATCCAATCCAAGTCAAATACGTATCTAACCAGAAACAAGAATGGAGCCAAAATGGCGTTGGTAACTTTTGGAGCAATTATCTTGGCTGGGATTTGGACAATAACAATATTGGCGACACACCATTTGAACCCAATGACGGCATAGACAAAGTGGTATGGAAGTACCCTGAGTCGAAAGTACTGTTAGACAGCCCGTCAGTATTAATGCTGCGTTGGATACAAAAACAGTTCCCTGTATTAAAACCACCCGGCATAAAAGACTCACACCCGCTCATGATGCAACCAAGTATCAAGCCTTCTCAAGCGGACACGACAGGAACGCGCTCATGAATCAATTAGTATCGCTTAAAGGCGTGACCAAACAGTACAAACAATTGCGTGCACTAGATAACGTAGACCTCAATTTAAGCAGTGGCGAGGTGCTTGGTTTGTTTGGCCATAATGGCGCAGGTAAAACAACGTTAATGAAACTCATACTGGGCGTGATTTCAGCCACCAGCGGTGAGGTAAAAGTATTCGAACGGGATCCAAGTAGTAAGCAAGCTTGGCATGGTCGAAAGGCCATCGGTTACCTACCCGAGAACGTCAGCTTTTATGACCAACTCACTGGCTTAGAAGTACTCACCTATTTTGCTAGGCTCAAGTCTGTACCCAAATCTCAGGCTATTTCCTTACTCTCGGATGTGGGCCTATCGGATGCGCTTCATCGCCAAGTAAAGCACTACTCGAAAGGCATGCGTCAGCGGTTAGGTTTAGCGCAAGCTTTCTTGGGGGAGCCTAAATTATTGTTGCTTGATGAACCTACCGTCGGGCTTGACCCCATTGCGACACAAGAGTTTTATACCAGCGTCGATCGCCTAAAAAACCAAGGCGCCAGTGTTCTGCTCTGTTCCCATGTTCTTCCTGGTGTCGAACAGCACATCGACCGAGCGATGATCTTGTCCCATGGAAGAACCGTTGCCGCTGGTACGCTTAATGAATTGCGCCAACAAGCCAGCCTACCCGTTATCATAAAAACTCATGGTATCAACGGTGCACTTGCAGCCAATAATAAGCTAGCAGGATTTATGGTGACAGCCGATCAATTACATATTCCTGAAACAGAGAAAATGAGCATCATAAAAGAGCTAATGAATTACGACTCTATCAGCGATATTCAGGTTTCTCCGGCCAATCTCGAGCAAATATATCAGCACTTTTTGAATAGCGGCTCTTCCCAATCAATGGTCGAAAAGGAGAAGTCTCAATGAACCCAATCATCGCAGTAGGACTCAAAGAGTTTCAAGACGGGTTACGAAACCGCTGGTTAGTTTCTATCACCTTCATTTTCTCGTTACTCTCTATTGGCCTTAGCTACTATGGCAGTGTGGCATCGGGGCAACTGAGTTCGCCTTCTCTTTCCACCACCATTGCGAGTCTTTCAAGTTTATCGGTCTTTATCATCCCCCTTATCGCACTGCTACTTTGTTACGACAGCTTTGTGGGTGAGCAGGAGTCAGGCACGTTGTTGCTACTCATGACTTACCCTATAAGCCATGCGCAATTGTTACTGGGTAAATTCGTTGGTCAGGCGAGCATCATCACCCTTGCTACCGTTATTGGATTTGGTAGCGCGGGCGTACTGCTTAGTGTCACAACGGACATAGAATCCATCGTTCCTGCATTCAGCCTATTTATCATCACGTCTACTTTATTGGGCCTTTGCTTTATTAGCTTGGCTTACCTAATCAGCTTAATCGTCAACGAAAAATCGAAAGCGGCGGGGATTGCCCTCATGGTTTGGCTGTTCTTTGTGCTGATATTTGATCTTGCTTTGCTCGCACTCTTAATCAGTGGCAACGAGGGCTTAACTCAACATGGCTTAGTACAAGTCATGATGTTTAACCCTGCCGATTTGTTTCGGCTCATTAACCTATCAACACTAAACACCGGTGATGTCAGTGGCGTGCTCGCCGTCGCGATTAACAGCAGCTTTTCTACCGCGGCGTTACTTGCTGCCATGCTGGCTTGGGTTGTCGCACCACTGGGATTAGCATTGATTATTTTCCGTAAAAAGACACTATAACGAGGCACACATGAAACCGTTCAGTTTTAAAAAATGGTCACTATTAATAGTACTGTTCACCGCCTTAATCGGGTGCAGTGAAGAGCCTCAAGAAAAAATGGCACGTCAAGCCGCTGCAATTGAAAGCGGAGACGAATGTCACCTTTGCGGTATGATCATCAGTAATTTCCCTGGCCCTAAAGGCGAATCTTACCAAGGTGCCAATGACAATGTAATGAAGTTTTGCTCCACGCGTGACTTATTTGCATTTTTACTCCAGCCAGAAAATGCTCGCCAAGCACGAGAAATATTTGTCCACGACATGAGCAAAACACCTTGGTTAAAGCCAGAAGATCAGTATTTTATTGATGCGAGAACCGCATGGTATGTGATTGGGTCTAGCGAAACCGGCGCAATGGGCCCGACTCTTGCCAGCTTTAGCACCAAAGAAGACGCGGAGTCATTTAAAAATACATTCGGTGGTGAAGTTCACACCTTTGCGGATATCACGATTGATATTTTATAACGGTACTCTATGTATATTAAGGGCTGATGATCCCAGCAGCCCTTTACACTCAGCGTCGTCAGTTAACCACTGACTCGCCGTTGTCTTGCTTTACTCTGTTGCCTCGTGAATCACTTCTTTCGTGTCTTTCACAACCTTATTGGTGGTCTTTTTAGTTTCATCCCAGATCGTTGAAGAGTCGCTTTGAACGCCTTTCCATGTATCCGCACAGCCACTAAGAAACAGCACAATAGCGACGGTTGTTAATGCGATTTTCATTCCTTTTACCTCAACTAATAAAGCGCCCTATTCGGCACTTTTCATACAATAAGTGACTAATAAGCCCCATATTAACATCTATATCAACAAGTAACAGCTCGTACTCATCAAGCAAAACTGGCCAGAACTTCTATACTGAAGAAGCTTGCAGAGGAACAAATAATGAAAAGCGATGCAGATAAGACGGGTAACGTTACACAATCGCCAGAGCGACTAAACACCAAAGCCTTTATTCGCCGTTATCAAATTATGGTCTATGGTGGCCTGTTGCTGATCATTTTGCTAACCGCTGTTAACGCATTTTACCTAAGCAAACAGATAAAGTCTCAGCTACTAAACGAAGAAAGGCACCGTGGCCTAGAAACCCTACTCACGCTGAGTAAAACCGTTTCTATTACACTTAATCATGTTGATGAAATGCGCTATTCACTCGAAAGTGCTCGTGAGTACCCTGAATTGATCCCCAACATGACGAGTTTCAAATTTCTCGCGGATCAATCTCTCCACTCTCCACCTGGCGCACTCTGGGATAACCTACCCGAAGACGTAAGAGAGAAAGTCGGGCAAATTTACCTCCAGTCGAATCACCGAGACATTTCATTTGATGTACTCACACTGTTAAGCATGATGCCTGAAGTCGTCGCCACCCACCGCCAACATGCGGACTTTCAGTGGAGCTACTATTACGACGCCGACAAAGTACTCACTCAGATTTATCCTTGGATCGGCCATCAAGACATGCTCACCGCCACCGGTACTGAGAATATGGATGATGCCTTGCGAGTCATCTACGAAGCCGGGGGAACTTACCCTCTCCAATTAGTGAATCCAACGGGTAACCCAGCTCGAGGCAAAGTTTGGACAACACCTTATATGGATGCTGGTGGTAAGGGAATGATGATTTCACTGCTTGCCCCCGTCTACCAAGAAGATAACTTTATCGGCGCCGTCGGAACGGACATCACACTGAAAGTGCTCGATAGCATACTCACAAAAAAACGAAATAAGATAGGTCGCCTCGTCTTAGTTGATAAAAATGGCATTGTAGTGGCAGACAGTGGGGGTACCCTCACTAATACCGAGGAAAACATCTCGCACCCAGATGTATTATCACTGCTGGATGTTGGTGAAGCCCATAACGTTACTTCAGGAGAGTTACAACACGCGAAACTAGGGTACTGGGTTGCTTATCAACTCGATGGCACACCGTGGAACTTAGTGCTAGAGATCACCAATAGTGAAATTCAAACCTTCACGACCGATGCCATATTACCCAACCTTGTCATGGCGGCCATCTTCGCTGTCTTATTAGTCATTTTGGTTCTATATCAGCATAGACACTACAGCCAACCCGCTCTGCAACTTGCCAAATTTACAGAAGAACTGCCAGAAACTAACGATATTGCTATTCCTCACACCCCCACTAAATGGCGCCATTGGTTTGAAAGTGCCGCCAGAACCGAGCAAGAACGACGTGAGCATTTAAACACGATCGAGCAACAAACACTGCAGCTCGAACATCGGGTTAAAGAACGAACTCAAGAGTTGCAGCAAGCGCTTGAAACCTTAAAAACGACCCAGAATGAATTAGTGCAATCAGAAAAACTGGCTGGGTTGGGTTCATTAGTTGCGGGGATTGCCCACGAACTGAACACCCCTATCGGTAATGCTCTGATGCTCGCAAGCTCACAAAAAGAGATGAACGACAAACTCAATCAAGCCGTTGAGAATGGGTTACGTCGCTCAGATTTAGATGACCATTTAGAAAAAACCTTACTGTCTTCTGCCAGTATCGAAAACAACCTACATCGCGCTGCCGAATTAATTACAAGCTTCAAGCAAGTCGCTGTTGATCAATCAAGCTACCAACGCAGGGAGTTTGACCTCCCCGAAATACTCCATGAACTCAAAATTACCATGATGCCAAGCTTGTCACGGGACAACGTCATTTTAGAGGAAGATTTTGAACCAGATATAAAGATGAACAGTTACCCGGGCCCATTAACACAGGTGTTAATGAACTTGCTTTCTAACGCCGTCACTCACGCTTTTTCAGATCAGGACGATAAACGCATTATCATTCGATGCACGCTAGTTGATGAACATCATGCGTCAATTACCGTGACAGACAATGGCCGCGGTATTCAGCCAGAATACCTATCAAAAGTATTCGACCCATTTTTCACCACACGCTTGGGCCACGGCAGTTCAGGTTTAGGCTTAAACATCTCCTATAACTTAGTAATGGGCCTGCTTTGTGGTGAAATAACCGTTGCTAGCGAAGTAGATAACGGCACCTGTTTTACCATTAATCTGCCACTAGTATTACCAGAAACAAACACTGAATAGCTCCCCCCCCCCTCACCGGACACACACCACATAGTATGATAAAGAGACTGAGTTTACGTCGGCACTACTCCAATTCTAAACACTAAACTTTCCCTACCTATCTCAATTGCTATCTTGGTAAAAAACTCAATGGAACCGTTCATGGCAACCGCTAGAAAACAACTCATATCCGTCGATGCAACACCCTATTATCACTGTGTTTCGAGATGCGTAAGACAAAGCTATTTATGTGGTGAAGATACCGTCACAAATACGAGTTATGAGCATCGTAGAGAGTGGGTTGAGCACAAAATTCAATCTCTCACCCACACCTATTGTATCGATGTCTGCGCGTATGCCGTAATGAGCAATCACTACCACGTGGTGCTGCACATCAATCGCGACAAAGCCCTTGGATTATCACTTGATGGTGTGGTTGAGCGCTGGAGTTCTGAACATAAACTACCCGTTTTAATTCAGCGTTGGTTAAAGAAAGAACTAAAGACCCAAACTGAAGAAGATAAGTGTTTAGAAATCATCGAGGTATGGCGAGAAAGACTATGGTCGTTAAGCTGGTTTATGAAAGAACTGAACTACGATCTTGCCTGTAAGGCCAACCAAGAAGATCAGTGTTCTGGCCACTTTTGGGAAAGCCGCTTCAAAAGCCAAGCTCTTCTTGATGACAAAGCCTTAGCTGCGGCCATGGCGTACGTAGACCTAAACCCCGTTCGTGCTGGTATTGCTAAATCCCCTGAACAATCTAACTTTACCTCAATAAAAGCAAGATTAAAGGCGCTAACCGACAACCAAGAAAGCGCGCCTTGTTTGCACCCATTCATTGGTAATTCCAATAAAAAACTAATTGACGGAATACCTTTTCAGTTACTAGATTACATAGAATTAGTGGACTGGACCGCAAGGCAATTTCGAGAAGATAAAGCACCGATGGCTGAGCATCTTCCACCGATTATTGAAAGGTTAAACTTCAATCAAAATACTTGGTTAGAAGTCTGCACTTCACTCGAAAGAAAACGTTCCACAGCAATAGGCTCACCTTGTTACCTTGAGCATGCAAAAGCCGCTTTAGATAAATCCAGAATTCACTATTACCCGCTAGAATAGACAGCTAACCCACTTTATGCTTCAAAACACTACGCCAGCATTGAGTTGGCTAACCGCGTTTATTTACAATTCAAAGTGATGTTAATAATTGCTTAAACCCGCCACGTTGTGCGCTTTTATGGGGCAGTAATACTATAAACTTAGCAATACACGACTCGCATCTAAC includes the following:
- a CDS encoding ABC transporter permease, with product MNPIIAVGLKEFQDGLRNRWLVSITFIFSLLSIGLSYYGSVASGQLSSPSLSTTIASLSSLSVFIIPLIALLLCYDSFVGEQESGTLLLLMTYPISHAQLLLGKFVGQASIITLATVIGFGSAGVLLSVTTDIESIVPAFSLFIITSTLLGLCFISLAYLISLIVNEKSKAAGIALMVWLFFVLIFDLALLALLISGNEGLTQHGLVQVMMFNPADLFRLINLSTLNTGDVSGVLAVAINSSFSTAALLAAMLAWVVAPLGLALIIFRKKTL
- a CDS encoding nitrous oxide reductase family maturation protein NosD, which codes for MKQRNWLWLSLLSLIQSSVLAAVITVTPQDNLQNMLDLSQPGDTVVIDGGEYLGNFVVNQSITLQGKQGATINANGKGNAITVFASDTVIENLKIINWGDDLTEQNAGIYNEKSLKNLTYRGNTFKGDAFGIWAQRVDKIRVENNTIEGNPTLRSADRGNGIQLSSVKNALVIGNTVSKTRDGLYIISSQDSELRGNTMHDLRYGIHYMYSHHNRVIDNFAYNTRAGYALMSSRQLTVHGNRSLDSEDYGMLMNFITQSDISYNQIKNVWTKPENKVIGRDGKGLFVYNSGYNTISHNIIDTAEIGIHLTAGSENGKIFGNSFLNNPIQVKYVSNQKQEWSQNGVGNFWSNYLGWDLDNNNIGDTPFEPNDGIDKVVWKYPESKVLLDSPSVLMLRWIQKQFPVLKPPGIKDSHPLMMQPSIKPSQADTTGTRS
- the nosZ gene encoding TAT-dependent nitrous-oxide reductase; translated protein: MSDDKNKLEDENTPVNTERRKFFGKSAAVGLGVAAAPMTAAMFASMAKAQASEIKNSPFIHPGEQDEYYGFWSGGHSGEVRILGVPSMRELMRIPVFNTDSATGWGLTNESKRVKGDSAHILCGDSHHPHMSMTDGHYNGKYVFINDKANSRVARIRCNVMKTDKMLTIPNVQAIHGLRVQKVPYTKYVMCNSEFEIPMNNDGKASLEDVGSYRSLYNVIDAESMEMAFQVMVDGNLDNTDADYDGKYFASTCYNSEMGMNLGEMITAERDHVVIFNLARCEAALKAGKFKTYNGNDVPVLDGRKGSDLTRYIPVPKSPHGMNTSSDGKYFVANGKLSPTVSVIAINKLDDLFADKIKPRDTIVAEPELGLGPLHTAFDNKGNAYTTLFLDSQIAKWNVEDAIKAHNGEKVNYIRQKLDVHYQPGHNHTSQGETRDADGKWLVSLCKFSKDRFLPVGPLRPENDQLIDISGDEMKLVHDGPTFAEPHDCMIVHRSKVKPDKIWTRDDSMFAETIAMAEKDGVNVMTENKVIREGNKVRVYMTSIAPTFGMNEFKVKLGDEVTIVVTNLDMIEDVTHGFCVTNHGVQMEIGPQATASITFIADKPGVQWYYCNWFCHALHMEMRGRMLVEA
- a CDS encoding entericidin EcnAB produces the protein MKIALTTVAIVLFLSGCADTWKGVQSDSSTIWDETKKTTNKVVKDTKEVIHEATE
- a CDS encoding ABC transporter ATP-binding protein; translation: MNQLVSLKGVTKQYKQLRALDNVDLNLSSGEVLGLFGHNGAGKTTLMKLILGVISATSGEVKVFERDPSSKQAWHGRKAIGYLPENVSFYDQLTGLEVLTYFARLKSVPKSQAISLLSDVGLSDALHRQVKHYSKGMRQRLGLAQAFLGEPKLLLLDEPTVGLDPIATQEFYTSVDRLKNQGASVLLCSHVLPGVEQHIDRAMILSHGRTVAAGTLNELRQQASLPVIIKTHGINGALAANNKLAGFMVTADQLHIPETEKMSIIKELMNYDSISDIQVSPANLEQIYQHFLNSGSSQSMVEKEKSQ
- the nosR gene encoding transcriptional regulator NosR, which codes for MDRKSGMLSFTIKSTNRLMSLIPLCALLLVSFSSHALFVSPPKDPIPLIHDAFPELTTISEKQGDPLLRIIKKDDTVLGYAFETDDIARIPAYSGEPVNMLVAINPEGEYVTSKVLEHHEPIILAGIPEQKLWDFGDQYVGLSVKDRIKVGGKPNQGYVPIDGLSGATVTVMVMNVAITKAANKAAESLGIIKRQSNIIQPISTIKKDVFAPKSWLDLTGDGSIRKLYLTNETVQKAFDGTDGENVDTVPASEKNDMFAEIYYALADIPTIGKNLFGDAEYEWQMKQLKTGEHLIAVFGNGYSYKGSGYVRGGIFDRIQIHQNDNETSFRDLDHNRISDLFVNDAPRFKEMSVFKVQAHHEFDPGASWQLELLVRRQTGPIDSVFTSFKGSYDTLEHYVNTPEPIVLPPELSLTEQVWDENLIKVNILLALIGVLLFILFFQDVLVKHPTFMHRLRHGFLVVTVVFIGWVWGGQLSVVNVFTFLQSMVKGFSWDLFLLDPVIFILWCAAAVTMLLWGRAVYCGWLCPFGALQELINQFARYIKIPQFELPWAVHERLWAIKYLILLALFGVSLDSLALAEQFAEIEPFKTTFLLKFDREWPFILWAAFLLVINLFNRKTFCRYLCPLGAALSVSNSVRLFDWLKRRPECGSPCKTCAKECEIQAIQPNGVINMRECHYCLDCQITYYNDGKCPPLKKMARKKRKQESTEIPVTEI
- a CDS encoding ATP-binding protein, whose amino-acid sequence is MKSDADKTGNVTQSPERLNTKAFIRRYQIMVYGGLLLIILLTAVNAFYLSKQIKSQLLNEERHRGLETLLTLSKTVSITLNHVDEMRYSLESAREYPELIPNMTSFKFLADQSLHSPPGALWDNLPEDVREKVGQIYLQSNHRDISFDVLTLLSMMPEVVATHRQHADFQWSYYYDADKVLTQIYPWIGHQDMLTATGTENMDDALRVIYEAGGTYPLQLVNPTGNPARGKVWTTPYMDAGGKGMMISLLAPVYQEDNFIGAVGTDITLKVLDSILTKKRNKIGRLVLVDKNGIVVADSGGTLTNTEENISHPDVLSLLDVGEAHNVTSGELQHAKLGYWVAYQLDGTPWNLVLEITNSEIQTFTTDAILPNLVMAAIFAVLLVILVLYQHRHYSQPALQLAKFTEELPETNDIAIPHTPTKWRHWFESAARTEQERREHLNTIEQQTLQLEHRVKERTQELQQALETLKTTQNELVQSEKLAGLGSLVAGIAHELNTPIGNALMLASSQKEMNDKLNQAVENGLRRSDLDDHLEKTLLSSASIENNLHRAAELITSFKQVAVDQSSYQRREFDLPEILHELKITMMPSLSRDNVILEEDFEPDIKMNSYPGPLTQVLMNLLSNAVTHAFSDQDDKRIIIRCTLVDEHHASITVTDNGRGIQPEYLSKVFDPFFTTRLGHGSSGLGLNISYNLVMGLLCGEITVASEVDNGTCFTINLPLVLPETNTE
- a CDS encoding nitrous oxide reductase accessory protein NosL, with translation MKPFSFKKWSLLIVLFTALIGCSEEPQEKMARQAAAIESGDECHLCGMIISNFPGPKGESYQGANDNVMKFCSTRDLFAFLLQPENARQAREIFVHDMSKTPWLKPEDQYFIDARTAWYVIGSSETGAMGPTLASFSTKEDAESFKNTFGGEVHTFADITIDIL